Within the Plesiomonas shigelloides genome, the region CTTCGGACAAATCGGTTTTATCGCTAAGCCAAGAGGTTCGCCAGTGTTAGATGGTGGTACTGGCATCATTGATCACGCTGTGGGCACCAAAGAGCTGGCTCAGGCTGCGCCGTCGGTGATTGAAAGTCTGCCTCGCTCATTGGCGTCATCAAAAGTCTTGGAAAGTGAGCAAGATGCGGCATCTGATGTGATCCCGATGCCGACCTCATCGGAAGCGGAAGATGGTCGTAATCAAGACCAGCGCGGACAGCTAACCGAAATTGAGCATCAGCAGTTGGTGAAAAACTTGCAAACCGAGTTCCAGCAGCAGATCAAAGATGGCTCGATGCAGATTGAGTCCCTTGGGCAGCAGGTGATCATTCGACTGAATGAAAGTGCGTCGTTCGCTGCTGAATCAGCCTATTTGCAGCCTAAGTTTGAACCTTTGGTGCTGAAAATCGCCTCGATACTTAAAGATGTGCCGGGTCAGATCAAAGTCACCGGTCATACTGACAGCACGCCACCACCCAGTGAGCTGTTCCGTTCCAACTGGGATTTGTCCGCCCAGCGTGCGGCGTCAGTGGCATTAGGGATGTTGGA harbors:
- a CDS encoding MotB family protein, whose translation is MARARRKRRGDGGHENHERWLVSYADYMTLLFALFVVLYAFAMTKETTTRAMIQGLIDSFGQIGFIAKPRGSPVLDGGTGIIDHAVGTKELAQAAPSVIESLPRSLASSKVLESEQDAASDVIPMPTSSEAEDGRNQDQRGQLTEIEHQQLVKNLQTEFQQQIKDGSMQIESLGQQVIIRLNESASFAAESAYLQPKFEPLVLKIASILKDVPGQIKVTGHTDSTPPPSELFRSNWDLSAQRAASVALGMLDEKGMSPNRIVVQGVADTQPLVPNDTDQHRKENRRVEIALTQGKPTVYSAAALKQ